GACATTGACCCACCAGCCAGCTACTAAATTACTATAAATGATATAATAATTCTGGTGCGTATTTAAAGGTATATATTACTAAGCCTGTGCCCCCGGCACATATTTTTCAACGCCCCCCGCTCCACCCGCTACGCCTCATTTCCAACTGTCCTTCCGCGGTTCCGCTATCAGCTTTTAATTTCTTGCGGCCCACAGGGCGCACTCGCCCTTCAGCACATAGTCTGCTTTTGCCATATCCGCCACGCTCGCCGAGCCTGTCAGGAACATTGCCGCCCTGAGCTCGCTTATCAGCGTCTCCAATTCTTCCTTCACCGCTCCAGCTCCCCGGGTCGCGGGCTTCAGAAGCGGTAGGGCAATGCCCGCAGCGCTCGCTCCCAGGGCAAGGGCTCTGGCGCAGTCCAACCCCGTTCGAATTCCTCCTGTGGCGATGATCGGCAGGGTTCTGTGAAGGCTCCTGAGCTCTAGGACGGAGACGGGCGTGGGAATCCCCCAGTCACGGAACGTGCTCCCGATTCTCTCCCTGACCCTCATTCCCCTCTTTCCAGCCCTGTAGGCCTCGACCGCGGAGAAGCTCGTACCCCCCGCACCCCCGACGTCCACGCCCGCGATACTGGTTTCTAGAAGCCTCCTCCCGACTTCTGTAGATATTCCGGCACCTGTCTCCTTGACAATGATGGGCATTTTTTTCGAAAGGGAATCAATCGCACGCAGACAGCCCCGCGCCTGCGTGTCGCCGTCCCACTGGGCCACCTCCTGAAGAAAGTTCAGGTGGACAGCCATCACGTCCGCCCCGACCATCTTCCTCGCCCTTCTGAGTTCCTCGAGACCGAGAGGCCTCTTCTCCCCCTGCCTCACGAGCTGGGGGGCTCCGATGTTGCCTATGACGAGAGGCACTTTGTACTCCTTAACAACCGAGAATGTGCTCGCGAGGGAGGGGTCCTCGAGGGCTGCCCTCTGACTTCCAACCCCCATGCCCACGCCGCACTCCGCCGCCGCCTCCGCAAGGTTGCGGTTGATTTCCTCCGCTTCGGGATAGCCGCCCGTCATGCCTGCGATGATGATGGGGGCCCTGAGCCTCTTCCCGAAGAGCGTTATCGAGAGGTCGAGTTCGCCCATATTGAGTTCGGGGAGGGCGTTGTGCACGAGACAGACATCGTCCCAGTAACGGGGACCGGACACCTCTTCTGTAAGGCATATCTCGACGTGCTCCTTCTTCCGGCTCCCCATGTTGGTCCGCAAAGCTGGTGAGTTTCCGAGCGCAGCCATCCGGTTTTTCCCCTCTCCCACATTCATCACCCCGTGCTCCCTATCTTGCTCCCTCTCTGGCCTCGACAGTATCTAGCGCACCCTGAACCACGTTCCCAGGGGTCGGCCGCCCTTGAGGGCCTCGAGGAGTCTGCCTCTTTTTAATCCATTGAGAATCACAACCTCCGTCCCCGCCCGGGCCATCTCTAGGGCGAGCCGGGCTTTCTCCCTTATCCCACCCGTCACGTCAGCTACTCCTTTGCCTGCCGGCCGCTGGACAAACGGACGCTCCTGGGCCCTCCCCCCCTTTCCTGACCTTCTCCCATTTGCGGCACTCAACCTGCCGGGCACCGCGGGCGCTATCCTCCCGATGTCCTCTTCACCGAACTCTTCCGCCAGCCTCCCCTCCCCGACCATGATACCGTCCACGTCCGACACGAAAATCGCCCTCACGGCCCCGAGCTCCTTTGAAAGATACCGGGTCAGGGCGTCGCCGCTGCAGATTGAGAACCTCATCTCCGATAGATCCAGACATACGTCTCCGAATGTCACGGGTGTGAGGCCTTGCTCGAGGTATCTTCTGAAAACACCGACGTCCAGATAGTGAAGCTCCCCGGCCTTCTGGAGGGCGCAAACGCTCGGCGGGACCGATATCGCCCTTATTCCCGCTTTGAGGGCCTCGTCGAGCACCATCAGGTTCAGGCGGCGGACGTCCCTGGCGACCTCCACAAAACCATTCCATTGGCTGTCCTCCCTGAAGCCTCCGGCGAGTCCGTATTTTTCTGCAAGTACGTGGCCGAAAGAGCCAGCTCCCGTGACTAATACGACCCGGCGACCCGAGGCCTTGACCTCCCGGAGCAACCTCCGGGCTACGGCGGTCCTGAAAACCGGCCCTGCGCCCGCCTCCCTCTTGTTCGTCAGCACGCTACCGCCTAATTTTACGACGTCCAAAGTGGATTCCCGCTGTGGAGAACAGGGTAGCAGTACATAAGGAATTCGAGCAATATTAAATACTTGGCTTTTATTATATGTCTAACAAACGAACGGCGGTTGCCATGATACGCTTCGGTCCCGGCGGCATCCCGCTCTCCTGCAAGGGCCGGACCCAGAGGGACGGCATTGAGGATGTCCACGCCCTCGGACTTAACGCAATGGAGATACAGTTCGTTCGCGTCAACCTTTTTGAAAGATACGTCTCTGATGAGGAGGTCGGGCTTAGGCCACGGGAAATCGCCAACGAGTTCGTGGTGGATGTAGTGAGGGGCCGCAAGCCCCTCTCTGTGTTTCTTCCAGACATACGGTTGGAGAAGGGCGACATCATACGCACCCTTAACTCGGGTGTGGGGCGCGACGCCGCAGAGATGAGGGAGCTCGGTGAGATCGCCTCGGACCTAGATGTCAAGCTCTCCATCCACGCACCCTACTACATGGACCTCCTGGGTTCCGACGAGCTTGCGACCAGGAGCGTGGAGTATCTACATTACGCGGGTCTGGTAGCGAAAGAAATCGGCGCAGATATTGTCGTGACCCATGTGGGCTTCTACCACGAATTCTCCAAGGAGGAGGCGCTCGCAAAACTCGTTCAGAAAATCAAGGAGATAAGGCAGTGGTTTGACAAGACGGGCATCAGGGCACTTATAGGAGTCGAGACCAGCGGCAAGAGGGTGATTTTCGGCGCTCTTGATGAGGTTCTGGCCCTGTGCAAGCTGGTTCCCGGAGTAATTCCCGTATTGAGCTTCCCTCACATCCACGCGAGGGAGGGGGGCAGCCTGAAGCGAAAGGAGGACTTCAAGGAACTCTTCGAGAGGGTCAGGGAGACGCTGAATCTTAACCAGTTCTACACGCACTTCTCCGGCGTGGAGCACGAAGGCGGCAACGAGCTGCGGTACACCCCGATTAAGAAAGGAGACATGAGGTTCGAGCCTTTGGCCGAGTATCTCGCGGAGGAGTTTCCCGACGTGACCATCATCTCCGACTCTCCCTTGCTTGAGCACGACGC
This Thermoplasmata archaeon DNA region includes the following protein-coding sequences:
- the fni gene encoding type 2 isopentenyl-diphosphate Delta-isomerase, which translates into the protein MAALGNSPALRTNMGSRKKEHVEICLTEEVSGPRYWDDVCLVHNALPELNMGELDLSITLFGKRLRAPIIIAGMTGGYPEAEEINRNLAEAAAECGVGMGVGSQRAALEDPSLASTFSVVKEYKVPLVIGNIGAPQLVRQGEKRPLGLEELRRARKMVGADVMAVHLNFLQEVAQWDGDTQARGCLRAIDSLSKKMPIIVKETGAGISTEVGRRLLETSIAGVDVGGAGGTSFSAVEAYRAGKRGMRVRERIGSTFRDWGIPTPVSVLELRSLHRTLPIIATGGIRTGLDCARALALGASAAGIALPLLKPATRGAGAVKEELETLISELRAAMFLTGSASVADMAKADYVLKGECALWAARN
- a CDS encoding isopentenyl phosphate kinase; translation: MDVVKLGGSVLTNKREAGAGPVFRTAVARRLLREVKASGRRVVLVTGAGSFGHVLAEKYGLAGGFREDSQWNGFVEVARDVRRLNLMVLDEALKAGIRAISVPPSVCALQKAGELHYLDVGVFRRYLEQGLTPVTFGDVCLDLSEMRFSICSGDALTRYLSKELGAVRAIFVSDVDGIMVGEGRLAEEFGEEDIGRIAPAVPGRLSAANGRRSGKGGRAQERPFVQRPAGKGVADVTGGIREKARLALEMARAGTEVVILNGLKRGRLLEALKGGRPLGTWFRVR
- a CDS encoding TIM barrel protein; its protein translation is MIRFGPGGIPLSCKGRTQRDGIEDVHALGLNAMEIQFVRVNLFERYVSDEEVGLRPREIANEFVVDVVRGRKPLSVFLPDIRLEKGDIIRTLNSGVGRDAAEMRELGEIASDLDVKLSIHAPYYMDLLGSDELATRSVEYLHYAGLVAKEIGADIVVTHVGFYHEFSKEEALAKLVQKIKEIRQWFDKTGIRALIGVETSGKRVIFGALDEVLALCKLVPGVIPVLSFPHIHAREGGSLKRKEDFKELFERVRETLNLNQFYTHFSGVEHEGGNELRYTPIKKGDMRFEPLAEYLAEEFPDVTIISDSPLLEHDAMYMKVILERVLLKNEARVVREEVKPAAPIMPPVRPIAPPSKKPAGPPEKPPVKPKKKQARPSPGKPLTAPAKAGRAAPPKKKTGGAIRMPLVKKPASAASPKPGTKPSKKRAGAGGKTPSRTSEGGRAGGGVGSRTGGIQSTRKRETVKASSGVKKVSAKKKK